The following coding sequences lie in one Flavobacteriales bacterium genomic window:
- a CDS encoding NADH:ubiquinone reductase (Na(+)-transporting) subunit F produces the protein MDTSVILITIVVFLIVVLALVSILLFAKAKLMPSGKIKITINHDKVIEVDGGGTLLSTLGNEGIFLPSACGGGGTCIQCVCQVNSGGGSILPTEIPNFTRKEIAENYRLGCQVKVKEDMDIHIHEEILGIKEWEATVVSNYNVATFIKEFIVEIPEDMNYKAGGYIQIKIPACTVNYKDMDITAHPQDHPGEPDKFKADWDKFNLWPLVMKNDEEVVRAYSMASYPAEGRKIMLNVRVATPPFDRAKNGWMDVNPGIASSYIFNLKVGDKAIISGPYGEFFINESDAEMLYIGGGAGMAPMRSHLYELFKTLKTGRKVTYWYGGRSKGELFYIHYFRDLERDFPNFKFYLVLSEPLESDNWKVMKDTNDEGDGFVGFVHQVVIDQYLSKHDAPEDIEFYFCGPPMMNNAVVNMCDQWGVPKENVRFDDFGG, from the coding sequence ATGGATACTAGCGTAATATTAATAACCATAGTAGTTTTTTTAATTGTTGTTTTAGCATTAGTAAGTATTTTACTTTTTGCTAAGGCTAAATTAATGCCATCGGGCAAAATAAAAATTACGATTAACCATGATAAAGTGATTGAAGTTGATGGTGGAGGAACTTTACTGTCGACATTAGGTAACGAAGGTATCTTTTTGCCATCTGCTTGTGGTGGTGGTGGAACATGTATTCAATGTGTTTGTCAAGTGAATAGTGGAGGTGGAAGTATTCTTCCAACAGAGATTCCAAACTTTACAAGAAAGGAAATAGCCGAAAATTACCGTTTAGGTTGTCAGGTTAAGGTAAAAGAAGACATGGATATTCATATCCACGAAGAAATTTTGGGTATTAAAGAGTGGGAAGCAACTGTTGTTTCTAACTATAACGTGGCTACGTTTATTAAAGAGTTTATTGTTGAAATACCAGAAGACATGAACTACAAGGCAGGTGGTTATATACAAATTAAAATACCTGCATGTACGGTTAACTATAAGGACATGGATATTACTGCACATCCTCAAGATCATCCGGGAGAGCCAGATAAATTTAAAGCAGATTGGGATAAATTTAACCTATGGCCTTTGGTAATGAAAAATGACGAGGAAGTAGTTAGAGCTTATTCTATGGCTTCTTACCCTGCTGAAGGAAGAAAAATTATGTTGAATGTACGTGTTGCTACACCTCCTTTCGATAGAGCTAAAAATGGCTGGATGGATGTAAATCCGGGTATTGCTTCTTCGTACATCTTTAATTTAAAAGTTGGCGATAAAGCTATCATTTCAGGACCTTACGGAGAGTTCTTTATTAATGAGTCGGATGCTGAAATGCTTTATATTGGTGGTGGTGCTGGTATGGCTCCAATGCGTTCGCACTTGTACGAGTTGTTTAAAACATTAAAAACAGGTCGTAAAGTTACTTATTGGTATGGTGGTCGTTCAAAAGGAGAGTTGTTTTACATTCACTATTTTAGAGATTTAGAGAGAGATTTTCCAAACTTTAAATTTTACTTGGTATTGTCTGAGCCATTAGAATCAGATAATTGGAAAGTGATGAAAGACACCAATGATGAAGGAGATGGTTTTGTTGGGTTTGTGCACCAAGTGGTAATTGACCAATATTTAAGTAAACACGATGCTCCAGAAGATATTGAATTTTATTTCTGTGGACCTCCAATGATGAACAACGCCGTGGTTAACATGTGCGATCAATGGGGTGTACCAAAAGAAAATGTTCGTTTTGATGATTTTGGTGGATAA
- the nqrE gene encoding NADH:ubiquinone reductase (Na(+)-transporting) subunit E has translation MELVNLFIKSAFIENMIFTFFLGMCSYLAVSKSVKTAVGLGAAVIFVLLVTVPVNYLLETYVLKEGALSWLGAEYADVDLSFLSFIMFIAVIASIVQLVEMLVEKFSPALYGALGIFLPLIAVNCAILGASLFMQQKQFSNVGEATVYGVGSGFGWFLAIVLIAAIREKIKYSHIPGPIKGVGMAFILTGLMGLAFLGFLGFEL, from the coding sequence ATGGAATTAGTTAATTTATTTATAAAAAGTGCCTTCATAGAAAATATGATTTTCACCTTCTTCTTAGGAATGTGTTCATATTTGGCAGTTTCAAAATCGGTAAAAACTGCAGTAGGTTTAGGTGCAGCAGTAATTTTTGTATTGTTGGTTACCGTACCAGTCAATTATTTGTTAGAAACCTATGTACTTAAAGAGGGTGCTTTATCTTGGTTAGGTGCTGAGTATGCTGATGTAGATTTAAGCTTTTTGAGTTTTATTATGTTTATTGCTGTTATTGCATCTATTGTACAATTGGTAGAAATGTTGGTTGAAAAGTTTTCTCCTGCTTTGTACGGGGCATTAGGTATTTTCTTACCACTTATTGCAGTAAACTGTGCTATTTTAGGAGCATCATTATTTATGCAACAAAAACAATTCTCTAATGTTGGCGAAGCTACAGTATATGGTGTAGGTTCTGGATTTGGATGGTTCTTAGCCATTGTGTTAATTGCTGCAATTAGAGAAAAAATTAAGTATTCCCACATTCCTGGTCCAATAAAAGGAGTAGGTATGGCTTTTATCCTTACAGGATTAATGGGATTAGCATTTTTAGGATTTTTAGGATTTGAACTTTAA
- a CDS encoding NADH:ubiquinone reductase (Na(+)-transporting) subunit D translates to MSEAKKESLFSKKNRKLITEPLNTINPVTIQVLGICSALAVTVQMDNALIMSIAVLAVTTLGNVVISLMRNIIPSRIRIIVELVVVAFLVICVDQILKAYVYDVSKSLSVFVGLIITNCIIMGRLEAFALGNKPWASALDGIGNGLGYGLVLVVVAFFKEVFGSGFLTIPGLGKLQLLPDAVFDMGYMNNGLMLLPPSSLFIVAIYIWVQKARNPQLIGE, encoded by the coding sequence ATGAGCGAAGCAAAAAAAGAGTCTCTATTTTCAAAGAAAAATAGAAAGTTAATTACAGAGCCATTAAACACCATCAATCCTGTTACTATTCAGGTATTGGGTATATGTTCAGCATTGGCTGTAACGGTTCAAATGGATAATGCACTTATCATGTCTATTGCTGTGTTGGCAGTAACTACTTTAGGTAACGTAGTAATCTCTTTAATGAGAAACATTATCCCCAGTAGAATTAGAATTATTGTTGAGCTTGTGGTTGTAGCATTTTTGGTTATTTGTGTTGACCAAATTCTTAAAGCTTATGTATATGATGTTTCTAAATCATTATCGGTATTTGTTGGTTTAATTATTACCAACTGTATTATTATGGGACGTTTAGAAGCATTTGCTTTAGGAAACAAGCCTTGGGCGTCTGCTTTAGATGGTATAGGTAACGGATTAGGTTATGGTTTGGTTTTAGTTGTTGTTGCGTTTTTTAAAGAGGTTTTCGGGTCAGGGTTTTTAACCATACCGGGTTTAGGTAAATTGCAATTGTTACCAGATGCAGTTTTTGATATGGGCTATATGAATAACGGATTAATGTTATTGCCTCCGTCATCGTTGTTTATTGTGGCAATATACATTTGGGTTCAGAAAGCAAGAAACCCTCAATTAATTGGAGAATAA
- the nqrC gene encoding NADH:ubiquinone reductase (Na(+)-transporting) subunit C — MAINRESNGYTITFAIIMVVIVGGLLAFISMSLKPVQQANVDNEKMQNILQAIGIDETKGISRDEAGKAFPNFITRRLTINYNGEILSDKSVNDPIDPKDKLDAFNIDLRKEYSKFIKPIMNKTKGNADLLVEELKKSQDIHFPIFVCEHNGEKYFVLSASGKGLWDDIWGYVCIKSDFKTINGSVFDHKGETPGLGSKIKEDWFQDQYIGKLIANDNEFTSVNVLKPGATLNEHQVDGISGATFTGVGVQEMLKRNLVVYYNFFKSNPEFAGNQPEEVVTEEIVVSDSTLVSVNDSIN, encoded by the coding sequence ATGGCTATTAACAGAGAAAGTAACGGATATACAATAACTTTTGCCATTATAATGGTAGTAATTGTTGGTGGTTTATTGGCTTTTATTTCAATGAGCTTAAAACCAGTTCAGCAAGCCAATGTTGATAATGAGAAGATGCAAAACATTCTTCAAGCTATTGGTATTGATGAAACAAAAGGTATTTCAAGGGATGAAGCAGGGAAAGCATTTCCTAATTTTATTACAAGAAGATTAACCATTAATTACAATGGTGAAATTTTAAGTGATAAGTCGGTGAATGACCCCATTGACCCAAAAGATAAATTAGATGCTTTTAACATTGATTTAAGAAAAGAGTATTCTAAATTTATTAAACCAATAATGAACAAAACAAAAGGAAATGCTGATTTGTTGGTTGAAGAATTAAAAAAATCTCAAGATATCCATTTCCCAATTTTTGTTTGCGAACACAATGGTGAAAAATATTTTGTGTTATCAGCAAGTGGTAAAGGTTTGTGGGATGATATTTGGGGTTATGTGTGTATTAAATCTGACTTTAAAACCATTAACGGTTCTGTATTCGACCACAAAGGTGAAACACCTGGGTTAGGTTCTAAAATTAAAGAAGATTGGTTTCAAGATCAATACATTGGTAAGTTAATAGCTAACGATAACGAATTTACATCAGTTAATGTATTAAAACCAGGGGCTACATTAAACGAGCACCAAGTTGATGGGATTAGTGGAGCAACGTTTACTGGTGTTGGTGTTCAAGAAATGTTAAAAAGAAATTTAGTGGTTTACTACAATTTTTTTAAGAGCAATCCTGAGTTTGCTGGAAATCAACCAGAAGAAGTAGTTACCGAAGAAATTGTTGTGAGTGATTCAACACTAGTTAGTGTAAATGATTCAATAAATTAA